The following coding sequences are from one Miscanthus floridulus cultivar M001 unplaced genomic scaffold, ASM1932011v1 fs_106_1_2, whole genome shotgun sequence window:
- the LOC136530304 gene encoding CASP-like protein 2C1, producing the protein MVAAARVWEVKAEGLLRGACAALAAAAALLVGLSTQTETVLLVTKKATVKDVQALWVLAMAAAAAAGYHLLQLLKCFYLARRVGGGASPCRRSSRALAWTCLLLDKACAYTTFATTVAAAQACVIALDGAHALQWTKLCNIYTRFCEQIGGSLVLGMLAAVGTAVLSAASARNVFRHYSPGTHAAH; encoded by the exons ATGGTGGCCGCGGCGAGGGTGTGGGAGGTGAAGGCGGAGGGCCTCCTGCGGGGCGCGTGCGCGGCGCTGGCCGCGGCGGCCGCGCTGCTGGTGGGGCTCAGCACGCAGACGGAGACGGTGCTGCTCGTCACCAAGAAGGCCACCGTCAAGGACGTCCAGGCGCTCTG GGTgctggcgatggcggcggcggcggcggcggggtacCACCTGCTGCAGCTGCTCAAGTGCTTCTACCTCGCCcggcgcgtcggcggcggcgcgagcCCCTGCCGCCGGAGCAGCAGGGCTCTGGCCTGGACATGCCTCCTGCTCGACAAG GCGTGCGCGTACACGACGTTCGCGACGACGGTGGCAGCGGCGCAGGCGTGCGTGATCGCGCTGGACGGCGCGCACGCGCTGCAGTGGACCAAGCTCTGCAACATCTACACCCGCTTCTGCGAGCAGATCGGCGGCAGCCTCGTGCTCGGGATGCTGGCCGCCGTGGGAACCGCCGTCCTCTCCGCGGCCTCCGCGCGCAACGTCTTCCGCCACTACTCGCCGGGGACCCACGCCGCGCACTAG
- the LOC136530303 gene encoding 4-coumarate--CoA ligase 3-like → YLNDPEATKNTIDKDGWLHTGDIGYVDDDDEIFIVDRLKEIIKYKGFQVPPAELEALLITHPEIKDAAVVSMKDELAGEVPVAFIIRSEGSEISENEIKQFVAKEVVFYKRINRVFFTDSIPKNPSGKILRKDLRARLAVGIPSSDNTQSKS, encoded by the exons GTTATCTGAATGATCCAGAAGCGACAAAGAACACCATTGATAAGGATGGATGGCTGCACACTGGGGACATTGGTTATGTGGACGATGACGATGAGATCTTCATTGTTGACAGGCTCAAGGAGATAATCAAATACAAAGGCTTCCAAGTACCTCCTGCAGAACTTGAGGCCCTTCTCATCACACATCCTGAAATTAAGGATGCTGCTGTTGTCTC AATGAAAGATGAACTTGCTGGTGAAGTCCCTGTTGCATTCATTATACGGAGTGAAGGCTCTGAGATTAGTGAGAACGAGATCAAACAGTTTGTTGCAAAGGAG GTCGTGTTCTACAAGAGGATCAACAGAGTTTTCTTCACGGATTCCATTCCGAAGAATCCCTCCGGCAAGATTCTTAGGAAGGACCTGAGAGCGCGGCTTGCTGTGGGCATTCCGAGCAGTGACAACACACAGTCCAAAAGTTGA